Proteins encoded by one window of Cyclobacteriaceae bacterium:
- a CDS encoding DUF6435 family protein: MKTNQAPDCFIAMFGFLKSDPIKKLETRRKKLLEEAMHIQRSGDLKLYAVKMEAIDKLEKEIEALRK; encoded by the coding sequence TTGAAAACCAATCAGGCACCTGATTGTTTTATTGCCATGTTCGGATTTTTGAAAAGTGATCCCATAAAAAAGCTGGAAACCAGGCGAAAAAAGCTCCTGGAAGAAGCCATGCACATCCAACGCTCAGGCGACCTTAAATTGTACGCAGTTAAAATGGAAGCTATCGATAAACTGGAAAAAGAAATTGAAGCGCTTCGAAAATAA
- a CDS encoding deoxyribodipyrimidine photo-lyase: MKRFENKPAESAINKNTTLFWFRRDLRIQDNAGLYHALKENANVLPIFIFDTEIRDKLEDEKDARVEFIHQTIQQIKSELEALGCSLAVLHGNPIEIFKTLNPKAVYTNHDYESYGNKRDEHVKRILEEKGSAFYSFKDIVIFEKDEIVKDDGSPYTVYTPYSKKWKAALTKFYTKSYPVEKYFDSLLKLKPLPFPKLEEIGFSKSGIAFPERKIKQAIIEKYHLQRDIPGIEGTSRLSVHLRFGTVSIRRLVQVALKKNEKWLNELIWRDFYHMILWHFPHVVSKAFKPAYDQIEWRNDPVEFKAWCEGKTGYPIVDAGMRELNETGYMHNRVRMIVASFLTKHLLIDWRWGEAYFAKKLLDFDLAANNGGWQWAAGSGCDAAPYFRVFNPYIQTEKFDPERTYIKRWVPEMGTPDYPQPIVDHAFARERVLAAYKVALES, encoded by the coding sequence TTGAAGCGCTTCGAAAATAAACCTGCGGAATCCGCTATAAACAAGAACACCACGCTCTTTTGGTTCAGAAGAGATTTGCGTATTCAGGATAACGCTGGACTGTATCACGCCCTAAAAGAAAACGCTAACGTTTTACCAATTTTCATTTTCGATACCGAAATCCGCGATAAGCTTGAAGATGAAAAAGACGCTCGCGTTGAGTTTATTCATCAAACGATTCAGCAAATAAAAAGCGAACTTGAGGCATTGGGCTGTTCGCTAGCTGTTTTACATGGAAACCCAATTGAAATTTTCAAAACACTTAATCCAAAAGCGGTATACACCAATCACGATTACGAATCGTACGGCAATAAACGTGATGAACATGTAAAGAGAATACTGGAAGAAAAAGGAAGCGCTTTCTATTCATTCAAAGACATTGTCATTTTTGAAAAAGATGAAATCGTTAAAGATGATGGAAGTCCGTATACCGTGTACACGCCCTACAGCAAAAAGTGGAAGGCAGCTTTAACTAAATTCTACACCAAATCGTATCCTGTTGAAAAATACTTCGATAGTCTCCTGAAATTAAAACCACTCCCCTTTCCGAAGTTGGAAGAAATTGGATTTTCAAAATCAGGCATCGCCTTTCCGGAAAGAAAAATTAAACAAGCAATCATTGAGAAGTACCACCTGCAACGCGATATTCCTGGCATTGAAGGAACTTCCCGATTGAGTGTTCACCTCCGGTTTGGCACGGTAAGCATTCGCAGGCTGGTTCAGGTTGCACTGAAGAAAAATGAAAAGTGGTTGAATGAATTAATCTGGCGCGATTTCTACCACATGATTCTCTGGCATTTCCCACATGTGGTATCAAAAGCATTCAAACCGGCTTATGATCAGATTGAATGGCGCAATGACCCTGTTGAATTCAAGGCGTGGTGCGAAGGAAAAACCGGATACCCCATCGTAGATGCAGGCATGCGTGAACTTAATGAAACTGGTTACATGCACAACCGTGTACGCATGATTGTTGCCAGTTTTCTTACCAAGCATTTGTTGATCGACTGGCGATGGGGTGAAGCCTACTTTGCCAAAAAGCTTCTTGATTTTGATCTGGCTGCAAACAACGGTGGCTGGCAATGGGCTGCAGGATCGGGTTGCGATGCCGCTCCGTACTTTCGTGTGTTCAACCCCTACATCCAAACGGAAAAATTTGATCCTGAACGAACGTACATCAAGCGCTGGGTTCCTGAAATGGGTACACCCGACTATCCTCAACCGATTGTCGACCATGCATTTGCCCGCGAACGTGTATTAGCTGCCTATAAGGTCGCGTTAGAATCCTGA
- a CDS encoding DUF2256 domain-containing protein, whose translation MRGVKKQHLPEKVCPVCNRPFTWRKKWERVWDEVKYCSESCRKKR comes from the coding sequence ATGCGAGGCGTTAAAAAACAACATTTACCGGAGAAGGTCTGTCCGGTTTGCAACCGACCGTTTACCTGGCGTAAAAAGTGGGAACGCGTTTGGGATGAGGTAAAATACTGCAGTGAATCCTGTCGGAAGAAACGGTAA
- a CDS encoding cryptochrome/photolyase family protein: MEISLVFPNQLYKNHPALKQGRKVLMLEDDLFFSQYAFHKQKLVLHRASMKVYADYLVHNGFHVEYLDHAEAKSLKAVFQKLKQKGIASVHVVDPVDYLLTRRLLRYCEQENLKLIQYENPNFICSEEFINSFFAKKKRYFQTEFYIELRKQHQILIEGDQPKGGDWTYDTLNRQKMPKEVKPPALPVFERNQFAQEAIVYVNNNFPENYGSLEGFNYPITFKNAELALDNFLKYRFEHYGIYQDAIVQDQSALFHSVLTPALNIGLLNPEGILKKAETCFINYNIPINSAEGFIRQVLGWREFIRAVYIREGVKEHTTNYFKHKRKIPLAFYAGITGIEPVDNVIKRILQTGYANHIERLMILGNFMLLCEFDPDDIYRWFMELFIDAYDWVMVPNVYGMSQFADGGLMATKPYISSSNYILKMSHYKRAPWCEVWDGLYWRFIAKHQSAFIKNPRMSMMVKQLEKMDTQKKERLFNAAERFLNALV; this comes from the coding sequence GTGGAAATCTCACTTGTCTTCCCGAATCAACTTTACAAAAATCACCCTGCACTCAAGCAAGGCCGAAAGGTTTTGATGCTTGAAGATGACCTCTTCTTCAGTCAGTATGCCTTCCACAAACAAAAACTTGTTCTGCATCGGGCGTCAATGAAAGTCTATGCAGATTACCTTGTTCATAATGGGTTCCATGTTGAATACCTGGATCATGCGGAGGCTAAATCATTAAAGGCCGTATTTCAGAAACTCAAACAAAAAGGAATAGCTTCGGTGCATGTTGTTGATCCTGTCGATTATTTATTGACCAGAAGATTGTTGCGGTATTGCGAACAAGAAAACCTGAAGTTGATTCAATATGAGAATCCAAATTTTATCTGTTCAGAAGAATTCATCAACTCATTCTTCGCCAAAAAGAAACGCTACTTCCAGACGGAATTTTACATCGAGCTACGCAAGCAGCATCAGATTTTGATAGAAGGTGATCAACCCAAAGGTGGAGACTGGACTTACGATACCCTGAACCGACAGAAGATGCCCAAGGAAGTAAAACCTCCTGCCTTACCAGTCTTTGAGAGAAATCAATTTGCTCAGGAAGCCATCGTTTATGTGAACAACAACTTTCCTGAAAATTACGGATCGTTAGAAGGATTTAATTATCCCATAACCTTTAAGAATGCCGAACTTGCTCTTGATAATTTTCTAAAATACCGTTTTGAACATTACGGCATTTATCAGGATGCTATTGTACAAGATCAATCGGCTCTGTTTCATTCGGTGCTCACACCAGCGCTAAATATTGGCTTACTTAATCCGGAAGGAATTCTTAAAAAAGCGGAAACCTGTTTTATCAACTACAACATTCCAATCAATTCAGCAGAAGGTTTTATTCGCCAGGTATTAGGATGGCGTGAATTTATCCGCGCAGTTTACATACGAGAAGGCGTTAAGGAACATACCACCAATTATTTTAAACATAAACGAAAAATTCCACTGGCCTTTTATGCTGGTATAACCGGCATAGAGCCCGTTGACAATGTTATTAAACGCATACTGCAAACCGGGTATGCGAATCACATCGAGCGACTGATGATACTGGGCAACTTTATGTTGCTCTGTGAATTTGATCCAGACGACATCTACCGTTGGTTCATGGAGTTATTTATTGATGCGTATGATTGGGTAATGGTTCCGAACGTTTACGGCATGAGTCAGTTTGCTGATGGCGGCTTGATGGCCACCAAACCGTACATCAGCAGTTCGAATTACATTTTAAAAATGAGTCATTATAAAAGGGCTCCGTGGTGCGAGGTGTGGGACGGATTATATTGGCGATTTATTGCTAAACATCAATCGGCATTCATCAAAAATCCAAGAATGAGCATGATGGTAAAGCAATTGGAAAAAATGGACACACAAAAGAAAGAACGCTTATTCAATGCGGCTGAACGCTTCTTAAACGCATTGGTATGA
- a CDS encoding flavin reductase, whose amino-acid sequence MSSIRKKPWNRVDQPVYSISSAHNGVTNMNICSYVTPVSMKPKRYIVAIYKNTKTLALIEQNPQFLLQFLTEDQFKLVNLLGKKSGFHMNKIEKIKEPVELYNETFAYLSHSLAYLHLRVLDWLDGGDHWCTLCDVVAYKNLNPGKPLSLALLKKKKIIRS is encoded by the coding sequence ATGAGTTCAATTCGAAAAAAGCCCTGGAATCGTGTTGACCAACCCGTGTACAGCATTTCAAGTGCGCATAACGGGGTTACAAATATGAACATCTGCTCATACGTGACTCCGGTTTCCATGAAGCCGAAACGATACATTGTTGCCATTTATAAAAACACAAAAACCTTGGCACTCATAGAGCAGAACCCTCAATTTCTGTTACAGTTTTTAACTGAGGATCAGTTTAAACTGGTTAACCTGTTAGGCAAAAAGAGTGGCTTTCACATGAATAAAATCGAGAAGATCAAGGAGCCGGTTGAACTATACAACGAAACCTTCGCATACCTTTCGCATTCGCTCGCCTATCTTCACCTACGTGTATTAGATTGGCTGGATGGTGGCGATCATTGGTGTACCTTGTGTGATGTAGTAGCGTATAAAAATCTCAACCCCGGCAAACCACTTTCGCTTGCGTTGCTGAAGAAAAAGAAAATCATCCGCTCATGA
- a CDS encoding SDR family oxidoreductase, with protein sequence MNILLTGSTGYIGRRLLPILLEQGHHIICLVRDKRRFDLEDFTEEHQKQITVLEADLLEPETLNNLPFSIDLAFYLVHSMSASEDFHDLERKSAENFIQYINRTTARQIIYLSGIVNDSSLSKHLSSRKNVEDILRQSNAALTVLRAAIIIGSGSASFEIIRDLVEKLPVMIAPKWLKSRCQPIGIRNVVEYLIGVMMKEETYNQSFDIGGPDVLSYHDMLMGYAKVRGLKRLIIPVPVLSPQLSSHWLYFVTSTSFSLAKSLVSSLKNEVICQDSRIQSLVPIKLLTYEETLRLTLDRIQQRYVISSWKDAIHHNTIDHNFLNYIEVPTHGCFHDKRTIEFKRPKEEVIENIWCIGGNRGWYYGNWMWRIRGFIDKIFGGVGLRRGRRSPNDLKVGDALDFWRVLLADKKSGRLLLYAEMKLPGDAWLEFKIQDNVLHQTATFRPLGLWGRLYWYTVLPFHGLIFPGMIRNIVRV encoded by the coding sequence CTGAATATCCTACTCACCGGTTCAACAGGGTACATCGGCAGACGTCTATTACCCATATTATTGGAGCAAGGTCATCACATCATCTGTTTGGTTCGGGACAAGCGTAGATTTGATTTAGAAGATTTTACAGAAGAACACCAAAAGCAAATCACTGTACTTGAAGCCGACCTTCTGGAGCCAGAAACATTGAACAACCTTCCCTTTTCGATAGACCTTGCATTTTACCTGGTACACTCCATGAGCGCTTCTGAAGATTTTCATGACTTGGAAAGAAAATCTGCTGAAAATTTCATTCAATACATTAATCGCACTACAGCCCGGCAAATCATTTACTTAAGTGGTATCGTTAATGATAGTTCTCTTTCAAAACATTTAAGTTCAAGAAAAAATGTTGAGGATATTCTCAGGCAATCTAACGCTGCACTAACCGTACTGCGTGCTGCTATCATTATCGGATCAGGAAGTGCTTCATTTGAAATCATTCGCGATTTGGTGGAGAAGTTACCGGTAATGATTGCACCTAAATGGTTGAAAAGCCGATGCCAGCCAATTGGCATCCGAAACGTGGTGGAATACCTGATTGGGGTTATGATGAAAGAGGAAACGTACAATCAATCCTTTGATATTGGCGGGCCAGATGTACTGAGTTATCATGATATGCTGATGGGGTACGCAAAAGTTCGTGGTCTTAAGCGACTGATTATTCCGGTACCAGTTCTTTCTCCACAACTTTCTTCGCATTGGTTGTATTTTGTTACTTCTACTTCCTTTTCATTGGCCAAGAGTCTGGTGAGTAGCTTAAAAAACGAGGTAATCTGTCAGGATAGCCGCATTCAATCCCTGGTTCCCATCAAGCTGCTAACCTATGAAGAAACCTTACGCCTCACGCTCGATCGCATTCAACAGCGTTACGTCATCTCCAGTTGGAAAGACGCGATTCACCACAACACCATCGACCATAATTTTTTGAATTACATTGAAGTGCCCACACACGGGTGCTTTCATGACAAGCGAACAATTGAATTCAAAAGACCCAAAGAAGAAGTTATCGAAAACATCTGGTGCATTGGTGGCAACAGAGGCTGGTATTATGGAAACTGGATGTGGCGAATCCGTGGGTTCATTGACAAAATTTTTGGTGGGGTTGGTCTAAGACGTGGAAGAAGAAGCCCCAACGACCTGAAAGTTGGTGATGCATTGGATTTTTGGCGCGTACTGTTGGCCGATAAAAAGTCGGGCAGGCTATTACTGTATGCCGAAATGAAACTCCCCGGTGATGCGTGGCTTGAGTTTAAAATTCAGGATAACGTCCTCCATCAAACCGCCACCTTCCGGCCATTGGGCTTGTGGGGCCGGTTGTATTGGTATACCGTGCTGCCTTTTCACGGACTTATTTTCCCCGGTATGATCCGGAACATAGTGCGGGTTTAG
- a CDS encoding SRPBCC family protein: MKIYNLKRTQFLPISIKEAWEFFSSPANLSKITPEHMGFKILYMSGGPKMYPGQVIRYIVYGLPGIPMNWMTEITHVQEPYYFVDEQRFGPYALWHHQHHFKEVDGGVEMTDEVNYAIPLGILGRLANWLFVAREVNRIFEHRYNVLESYFTKQKLKAA, from the coding sequence ATGAAAATCTACAACCTGAAAAGGACTCAATTTTTGCCCATTTCAATCAAGGAAGCCTGGGAATTTTTCTCAAGCCCGGCCAATCTATCGAAAATTACGCCTGAACATATGGGCTTTAAAATTCTGTACATGTCGGGTGGACCGAAAATGTATCCCGGGCAGGTTATCCGGTACATTGTTTACGGGTTGCCAGGCATACCCATGAACTGGATGACTGAAATTACCCATGTTCAGGAGCCCTACTATTTTGTGGATGAACAACGCTTCGGACCGTACGCCTTGTGGCATCACCAGCATCACTTTAAAGAAGTTGACGGTGGTGTTGAAATGACAGATGAGGTGAATTACGCTATTCCACTTGGCATCCTGGGGCGTTTGGCGAACTGGTTGTTTGTTGCACGTGAAGTAAATCGTATTTTTGAACACCGCTACAACGTACTTGAATCGTACTTTACAAAACAGAAGCTTAAAGCCGCATGA
- a CDS encoding sterol desaturase family protein, translating to MSLITILVCALITVATFLFWEFVAWFTHKYIMHGVLWVWHKSHHTVHDHTLEKNDWFAVVFSLPSIALFWYSSTTSNPYLFAVALGILCYGLFYLIFHDVIVHQRIKWRPAKRSKYLQRMIHAHYVHHAKHTKEGCEAFGFLYAPKKYEPKNFVFKKERQATQ from the coding sequence ATGAGTTTGATTACCATTTTAGTTTGCGCACTGATAACCGTTGCTACCTTTCTGTTCTGGGAGTTTGTTGCCTGGTTTACACATAAGTACATCATGCATGGTGTACTTTGGGTATGGCACAAGTCACACCACACCGTACATGATCACACGCTTGAAAAAAATGATTGGTTTGCTGTTGTCTTCAGCTTACCCTCCATTGCACTATTCTGGTACTCATCAACCACATCAAACCCATACCTATTTGCCGTTGCCCTTGGCATTTTATGCTACGGATTGTTTTACCTGATTTTTCATGATGTGATTGTACACCAACGCATCAAATGGCGTCCCGCTAAGCGAAGCAAATACCTGCAACGCATGATCCATGCACACTATGTGCATCATGCCAAGCATACTAAAGAAGGTTGTGAAGCTTTTGGTTTTTTGTATGCTCCTAAAAAATACGAACCCAAAAATTTCGTGTTTAAGAAAGAAAGACAAGCAACCCAATAA
- a CDS encoding lycopene cyclase domain-containing protein, with translation MFNERYLYLALDIFSISLPLIFSFYSPSPFYKKWKHLWIAILIPAILFIVWDEWFTQMGIWGFNPRYLTGIYLGSLPLEEVLFFICIPYACVFTYHALNYLIKKDYLGPYQKSITIFLVGLLVTIGALHYSNWYTAVTFFSLALFLLFLIYGLKVNYLGRFYVAYFFILIPFFLVNGILTGSFIDEQVVWYNDAENLGLRMGTIPFEDTFYGMLLILMNVVILEELQKKSRG, from the coding sequence GTGTTCAACGAACGGTATCTTTATCTCGCCCTCGATATATTTTCGATAAGCTTACCGCTTATATTCAGTTTCTATTCTCCGTCCCCATTCTATAAAAAATGGAAACACTTGTGGATAGCCATTTTAATTCCGGCCATTCTTTTTATTGTGTGGGACGAATGGTTTACCCAAATGGGTATTTGGGGTTTTAACCCGCGCTATTTAACCGGCATATACCTGGGCAGCTTGCCTTTGGAAGAAGTCCTTTTCTTCATTTGCATTCCGTATGCATGTGTATTCACCTATCATGCCTTGAACTACCTCATTAAAAAAGATTACCTGGGCCCGTACCAAAAATCAATCACCATATTTCTGGTTGGATTGCTGGTGACCATTGGTGCCTTACATTATTCAAACTGGTATACAGCAGTTACTTTTTTCTCACTGGCGCTCTTCCTGCTATTCCTGATTTATGGTCTGAAAGTAAATTACCTGGGAAGATTTTATGTAGCCTATTTCTTCATTCTCATTCCGTTCTTCCTGGTTAATGGCATTTTAACCGGATCGTTTATTGACGAACAGGTAGTGTGGTACAATGATGCCGAGAATTTAGGGCTGCGTATGGGCACCATTCCTTTCGAAGACACGTTTTATGGAATGTTGCTCATTCTGATGAATGTAGTTATACTGGAAGAGCTACAAAAAAAATCCCGCGGCTGA
- a CDS encoding ABC transporter permease, whose translation MIRNYILVALRNIRKHKFFAAINISGLTVGLTACLFIFVYIKDELSYDRFHKDAESIYRIGLTGRMAGQEFNTTSSSYPVGLAMKEEIPGITDYTRIWPASNTVVFAYEDKSFSEKKIFYADSNFFSFFSFELLEGDIQNVLREPNSVVLTEQIANKYFEQGTTLGKLISIGPDKRAYKVTGIARETPHNSHFQFSALLSLSSVDNIMYKGWTGNSMQTYVKKDDQTSASVINAKLEELVEKHVGPEVEQLGLTFEEFKKQGGIYSYVIYPLVDSHLRNVFPDDYEPASDIKYVYIFIAVGVFILLIACINFMNLSTARSAGRAKEVGLRKTLGSFRRQLVTQFLAESFVYSVLAIVLALVLTYVLMPSFNLLSGKQLSVTSLMDPLFVLVAVGLVFFIAFMAGSYPALYLTSFNPVEVLKGKLRSGMKTKGIRSALVVVQFSVSIFLIAATLVVFQQLNFMQSKNLGIDKNRVITVQNMRNLSDNRKAFKDRVDQLAGISASSYTNNLFPGINNINVFRIAGSEQDHLLASYFADWDHQNVMKFGIKDGRFFSRDIASDSSACLINESAVRELGWTMENAIGSEITDFSGSSAKKLTVIGVIQDFNYESLKNEIRPLIMQLTDISRQLMVRYSGNPTDAIASMENLWKEMAPGVPFEYSFMDQDFDALFRAEMRMRDLFMVFSSLAIFISCLGLFALAAFLTEQRTKEIGIRKALGASTQGLVYTLSKEFMLLVGISFILAVVPAWYFMGEWLADFAYRIDLSFVVFMIAGLLAFLIATLTIGFQALKAARSNPVNSLRYE comes from the coding sequence ATGATCCGCAACTATATCCTTGTAGCGCTGCGTAATATTCGCAAACACAAGTTTTTTGCCGCCATTAATATTTCAGGCTTAACCGTTGGGTTAACGGCCTGCTTATTCATTTTCGTTTACATTAAAGACGAATTGAGTTACGACCGGTTCCATAAGGATGCCGAATCGATTTACAGAATCGGATTAACCGGCCGAATGGCGGGGCAGGAGTTCAACACAACCAGCTCAAGTTATCCGGTTGGCCTTGCCATGAAGGAAGAGATTCCGGGCATTACTGATTATACCCGTATTTGGCCGGCATCAAACACGGTGGTATTCGCGTACGAGGATAAGTCGTTTAGTGAAAAGAAGATCTTCTATGCGGATTCAAATTTCTTTTCATTTTTCTCTTTCGAGTTGCTTGAAGGCGATATTCAAAATGTACTGAGAGAACCCAATTCGGTGGTACTTACCGAACAGATAGCCAATAAATATTTTGAGCAGGGTACTACACTTGGAAAACTGATAAGCATTGGACCTGACAAGCGAGCATATAAAGTAACAGGCATTGCCCGTGAAACTCCTCACAATTCACATTTTCAGTTTAGTGCCCTATTGTCGTTGAGTTCTGTAGACAACATCATGTACAAGGGTTGGACGGGCAACTCCATGCAAACCTATGTTAAAAAAGATGATCAGACTTCCGCTAGTGTGATTAATGCAAAACTTGAGGAGTTGGTCGAAAAGCATGTCGGGCCAGAAGTGGAACAATTGGGTTTAACATTCGAGGAATTCAAAAAGCAGGGCGGTATTTATAGTTATGTGATTTACCCGTTGGTTGATTCTCATCTGCGAAATGTATTTCCAGATGATTACGAACCAGCGAGCGATATCAAGTATGTATACATTTTTATAGCGGTGGGTGTATTCATTCTGTTGATTGCCTGTATCAATTTTATGAACCTGTCTACAGCCCGTTCGGCTGGCAGGGCAAAGGAAGTTGGCCTTAGAAAAACGCTGGGTTCTTTTCGCAGGCAATTGGTAACACAATTCTTAGCTGAGTCATTTGTTTACAGTGTTCTGGCTATCGTATTGGCGCTTGTACTCACCTATGTGTTAATGCCATCGTTCAACCTGCTATCCGGTAAACAGTTGTCTGTAACTTCATTAATGGATCCGCTATTTGTGTTGGTTGCGGTTGGACTCGTATTTTTTATAGCCTTTATGGCAGGCAGTTATCCGGCCTTGTATTTAACCTCTTTCAATCCGGTTGAAGTATTAAAAGGCAAGTTGCGTTCGGGAATGAAAACCAAGGGCATTCGAAGTGCGCTGGTTGTGGTTCAGTTCAGTGTGTCTATTTTTTTAATTGCGGCAACATTGGTTGTTTTTCAGCAACTGAATTTTATGCAAAGTAAAAATCTGGGTATTGATAAGAATCGGGTAATTACTGTTCAAAACATGCGGAACCTCAGTGATAACCGCAAAGCATTTAAAGACCGTGTCGATCAGCTTGCTGGAATTTCCGCGTCATCTTATACCAATAATTTGTTTCCGGGTATTAATAATATTAATGTTTTTCGGATAGCCGGTTCTGAGCAAGATCATTTGCTTGCATCGTACTTCGCAGATTGGGATCATCAGAACGTAATGAAATTTGGTATTAAAGACGGCCGATTCTTTTCGAGAGATATTGCTTCGGATTCATCGGCCTGTTTAATCAATGAATCAGCGGTTCGTGAATTGGGCTGGACGATGGAAAATGCTATCGGATCTGAAATTACGGATTTCAGTGGGAGCAGTGCCAAAAAATTAACTGTGATCGGAGTCATTCAGGATTTTAATTACGAATCGTTAAAAAATGAAATCCGTCCACTGATCATGCAACTAACGGATATTTCACGGCAACTTATGGTTCGTTACTCTGGCAATCCAACAGATGCCATTGCCAGCATGGAAAACCTGTGGAAGGAAATGGCACCCGGTGTTCCCTTCGAATATTCCTTTATGGATCAGGATTTTGATGCCTTATTCCGTGCCGAGATGCGTATGCGCGATTTATTTATGGTGTTCTCATCGTTGGCTATTTTTATCTCATGTTTAGGATTGTTCGCTTTGGCAGCTTTCCTTACCGAACAACGAACCAAAGAGATTGGAATACGCAAAGCTTTAGGAGCCTCTACACAAGGCTTGGTTTACACCTTGTCTAAAGAGTTTATGTTATTGGTTGGAATCTCGTTTATTCTGGCAGTTGTACCGGCCTGGTATTTTATGGGTGAGTGGCTGGCGGACTTTGCTTACCGGATTGACCTGAGTTTTGTGGTTTTTATGATTGCAGGCTTACTGGCGTTTTTGATTGCCACCCTAACCATCGGATTTCAGGCATTAAAAGCTGCCCGGTCGAATCCGGTTAATTCTCTTCGTTACGAATAG